One Mus musculus strain C57BL/6J chromosome X, GRCm38.p6 C57BL/6J DNA window includes the following coding sequences:
- the Efnb1 gene encoding ephrin-B1 precursor, with protein sequence MARPGQRWLSKWLVAMVVLTLCRLATPLAKNLEPVSWSSLNPKFLSGKGLVIYPKIGDKLDIICPRAEAGRPYEYYKLYLVRPEQAAACSTVLDPNVLVTCNKPHQEIRFTIKFQEFSPNYMGLEFKKYHDYYITSTSNGSLEGLENREGGVCRTRTMKIVMKVGQDPNAVTPEQLTTSRPSKESDNTVKTATQAPGRGSQGDSDGKHETVNQEEKSGPGAGGGGSGDSDSFFNSKVALFAAVGAGCVIFLLIIIFLTVLLLKLRKRHRKHTQQRAAALSLSTLASPKGGSGTAGTEPSDIIIPLRTTENNYCPHYEKVSGDYGHPVYIVQEMPPQSPANIYYKV encoded by the exons ATGGCCCGGCCTGGGCAGCGTTGGCTCAGCAAGTGGCTTGTGGCTATGGTCGTGCTGACGCTGTGCCGGCTTGCCACGCCGTTGGCCAAGAACCTGGAGCCCGTGTCCTGGAGCTCTCTTAACCCTAA GTTCCTAAGTGGGAAGGGCTTGGTGATCTACCCGAAGATTGGAGACAAGCTGGACATCATCTGCCCCCGAGCAGAAGCAGGGCGGCCCTACGAGTACTACAAGCTGTACCTGGTGCGGCCAGAGCAGGCGGCTGCTTGCAGCACTGTGCTTGATCCCAATGTACTGGTCACTTGCAACAAGCCACACCAGGAAATCCGCTTCACCATCAAGTTCCAAGAGTTCAGCCCCAACTACATGGGCCTGGAATTCAAAAAGTACCACGATTACTACATTACAT CAACGTCCAATGGGAGCTTGGAGGGACTGGAGAACCGGGAGGGAGGTGTGTGTCGCACCCGCACTATGAAGATCGTTATGAAGGTTGGGCAAG ATCCAAATGCTGTGACACCCGAGCAGTTGACTACCAGCCGGCCAAGCAAGGAGTCAGACAACACTGTCAAGACAGCCACACAGGCTCCTGGTCGGGGATCCCAGGGTGACTCTGACGGCAAGCATG aGACTGTGAACCAGGAAGAGAAGAGTGGCCCAGGTGCAGGTGGCGGTGGCAGCGGGGACTCTGACAGCTTCTTCAACTCCAAGGTAGCATTGTTCGCAGCCGTCGGCGCCGGCTGTGTCATCTTCCtgctcatcatcatcttcttgaCAGTCCTACTACTCAAGCTCCGCAAGCGCCATCGCAAGCATACACAGCAGCGGGCGGCTGCCCTCTCGCTCAGTACCCTAGCCAGCCCCAAAGGGGGTAGTGGTACAGCGGGCACCGAGCCCAGCGACATCATCATCCCCTTACGGACTACAGAGAACAACTACTGCCCCCACTATGAGAAGGTGAGTGGGGACTACGGGCATCCTGTCTACATCGTCCAGGAGATGCCCCCTCAGAGCCCGGCGAACATCTACTACAAGGTTTGA